In Zingiber officinale cultivar Zhangliang chromosome 3A, Zo_v1.1, whole genome shotgun sequence, the DNA window TCACTGCACCAGCCTCTCAAAATACATCCAGCCTCACATGCTCTCACTATACCATCCTCCCAAATACAATCAATGTCATGCACTATCACAGTAGCCTCTGAAGATGCCAAGAAGGCGCCAATATTGTAGTGCTCAACCTCCATGTACCTGATCTCATCAGTCCCAGCACTATGCAATATGTATCCCAGTGCCATCCACATCCTGTATCTCAATAGTACCGGCCCACTAATATCTGCATCAAGAGTATATCCGGCCCTAGCCACAGCTCATCCTCAACCGCATCCACTGGTATCTCCCCGTCCGTAGCAAGTGCCCATGAGTGTATCCGCCTGCTACAGTGCACAGTCCATCCCCCGTATGCTGACGCTACTAATCCACATGAGATCACAAAGTCAACCATACCAAAGATATCATCCCACACGAGGTAGAAAGTCTTACTTGTAGTTAGGAAACGAAGTCCTAGTCCGagggactgggcaaagtcttagCAGGTTGAAGACTTTGGGTGAAAtactagagtcgaggactctagatgAAAACCCTGGGGGTtgcggacaccaggtggaagactggatgggttgtAGATTGGACATTCaacatgaagtcctgaagtctcggtcGCTGAGTAAATGTCTAAACGGTCTGGAGCATCGATCTAACAAaagataatttctcctgagaggagtaggtgaggatgcattccccgaagagaaaatagtaggtgtcggtccgacctagagtttcagcgagactcaaagtcaggaccagaTTCTTCGGAGGCtgtcaaaagttaatttttatacTATTTGCCtattactctattttataggaagaCTAACATTTTGTAGGTTAGATTTTACCTTGATTGATCAATTGAAtgttgggatcggtcgaccaaaccccggTGATTAGATTAGCTCACAGCCAGTCTCGACCAAGGGATTGGTTGACCAAACATTGAGTTCATTTGATCAAACAGTGGATAAGTAGTGGACTGATCAGACCAGGTTGATCGAATCAGATAAGTTGGGGATCATCGACGGATTGATCGACCAAATGGAGGGATTGGTCAACTGAACAAAGGCTTATCCGAAGCGGCAACATCTAGATTGGAAGTCGGGCTAATTTAGGCAGGATCAGTCAACCAATCAtggggatcggtctaccgatcagTGTCAAGTCAAACTCTGATCTTGAGatcagtggatttggatcaagtccaactcaactataaaaggaggcttcgacTAACACTTCGAAATAACAATGAATTTAGAACATCTACTGCTCTTGCGCGTTGCACTAAAGACAAGTCTATGAAGCCATAAAGCAACTCCAATGACCGAAAGCACGCCTCTCCGAATTCTAAAGTCGTCACTATAAGTGTTCATAGTACTCCAATTATTTTGTCATTGTACTTCATCTCTATACCTGAATTTATAGATTGATAgggaattgcccaaagtaaatactcGACGAGTATGAGCCTTGGATTAGGAGTCGTCACAtgttccgaatcaagtaaaaccaacttatgtcaatattgttttgtttatttctttatttccacTGTATACTCTTGAAACATTTTACAAAAAGCGTGAAAGCCACgtacgctattcaccccctttagtgctttcgatcttacaattggtatcaaagtgggGCCACTTCGAATCAGTGAAGCCACCATTCAAGAAATTTTTTTGTggtttagtttttaaattttttagagtCGATCAGAATCAGTATAATTGTCCCTTCCGATCATTTTTTCTCGCAATCGATTTTTTTTTGGTTTCTCGAAGtttgtgcaacaccactcgagttctttagtttttttataaattctttatacCACACTACTGATTTAAGACCAAGTCttgcactacaagaaattttagatttaaccacacctaattgacaacagtttttcgagaaactgttgtctttttgccatttaacaacagttttattgaaaaccattgttgttcaccataattttttttaaatgacaacggtttttaaaaatctgttgtctaatgtatgtcaaagacaacgatttttaaaaaactattgtctaatgtatgtcaaagacaacggttttaaaaaactgttgtcttttagcgttgcttacatgataatatacaacagttttattaaactgttgtctattgaatgttgttgaatcccaaaaaaataatagtttttttaaCTTCACGAAAAAAAACTCACGAACAAAGAGATTTTTTGTTCGCGTGAGGCTAGGTCACCACTGCCGATTCCCCTTTCCCCTCCTTCCCAACCCGACGTTGATCCTTGCCGCCTATCGACGCTGATACTTCTTCTCCCCGCATACATAACCACCAGCCAAGAGTTACTCAACGCCGGCTGAAGCCTCATTGAGTCGTGCCTTGCTCCGATCAACGCCATAGCTGCCGTCGCCGAGCCCTAACTCTTCCCCGACGCCGGAGCCACGAGGAAATCAATCGCGCTAGCACCAAGCGTCCACCGCCGGCTAAGGCTCTTCTCCACTGATCACTGGAGTCCATCCAGAGATTTCTCTTCTCCTAGAGTCGCCGACCCTGCATTGGTGGATCTCCGGTTAAGAGGGGTTTGAACCCTAGATCTAACCTCATGCGACACCTCTCTACACATCGCAGCTTCGACGATCGAACCAGGTTTTCTCTAACCGATCTTTACTCTAGTGTTGGCATTGCCCTATTCCTCTGTCCCAGCTCACCGCCACAATAACCTCCCGAGCCCTCCGAGAGAGATATCAGATATGGCTGGAGGGTAAGTTGTTTTTAGTGCTAGATTTGTGTGGACTTGATTGTATACATTGTTTGAGATGTTGAGTTTGGTTGTGTGATCATTTATTACAGATCCATCCGGCCAAAAAACATATGCCGCCTTCTCAACCGCCAGCCGCAACTCGCCCACCGCGCCCTCACCGAGAAGCACCCTGACGCCTCCTCCGCCAACGGCGAAGACGATCCCCTCCACTAATTTTCCCTATTTGGAGTACTAAATGTCTTTAAaaacatttagaaatacttttaaaatattctagagatttttaggaatttttagagtatttttacgtaatttttggaggtcgtttagtatgtttacaaaaagaaagaagttttgaccaaaaatcattaaaggtgagactcgaactcaagacctccggccgaacccgacctaaccggacacagccaaccaactgggctgcgcacgctttgttaaccaagtatgaggagaaatagatttaaggtatagtataatGGAAACCCTAGTTTAAGAAGATCAAATTTTTCCCGAATCCGGAAAATCtcatttcttctcctcctcgcgtgcgccgtttcttctcgggcgaagccgaagaaaccctagtttcttctccggcggtcggcggAGGGTTGTCTCCAAGAATCCTTCACATTCTCGTGATCTTCTCGACGTGGAGAGCACATAGATGCGAAGAAGGCGCTGCGATTTCGAGTCTCGTcggaaccctagaagcctcttctcttctcggttgtaagtccaagcaaatcccggtaagtactactcacctgtggtaggagtagttccgaaattttgcttccttcttttccttgccGAGCGTGAACAGATTCTCATTGACTCGTTTAAGCATTACGGTTGGGTTTTCTTTGCTAAgaacagcatgtttaagaagtattTGTTTTTAGGTTGTGACCTTGATGATCATGCTCTGTTTCGTGTAGAGTGTTATGGTTTCGAATTTTTACAGTTTAAGTTTTACAGTCCATGTAAAGCTTCGTGTAGAGCATGAGGAATTGTTCCTCAGGCTTGCACTTAGTATTTTAGTTGGCATGTTCGGGTTGTATGGAAGCTAGCATTGTTCTTCCTGTTTCCTTCTGTTGTCGTGGCACATTGCGTGAAGAGCAATTGTGGCTTGGGTTTACAGTAGAAGCTCTTTACAGTGACCATTAGGAATTGGTTGATCTATGctattaactggacatgaacagcatatgctttagtatatcatgtgtTAACTTTTGATTACAGCAGAAATCATCCTTTCTTTATGTTTTTGCTTTGTTGGAAATAACTTAGGAGTGTAGacctattaagtgcagatttcataTATCGGGCAGTACTCTATTCCTTTAGAATTTGTTTCATGTcaagtttagttttagtttaacatgaacatccttgtttttatgatttggagttagcTTGTTGTGCTATTTTTCTAGCATTCTAGTATTTGGTTGCTtggcatttcagttgcttagttccttagcatttcaatctgaaattcagaatttcacGGCTTTGTTTTTAAGCATGAAAGTTTCATAAGTAAGCTTGAGTAATTTCTTATCCAAGAACAGcccttttatttagttagaatgagtttagtATTTTCCTTGCAATTCAAAGAGCAAGAAcatccctttatttagttagaatgggtttagcatttttCCTGCTACTTAGAAAGACAAGAACAGCcttcatttaaagtatgtagtgttagtttcttgaatttcttgaacatgaacaactattaagcttatcttgtagtttaatttgcttgctttatttttatagcatgctcagttagttgcaattctctacttgttagatacacttgcagtattcgaatagcatgagcagtatcgaATTATAATTCAGTTTCTAATTTCCTGTCCTTTcttctggtttttttttttttaaatttgtgcactcatttagatggtttattattcttgttgtgaTGAATTCAGGTCTAGTGAAAATACTGAAGAAGTATGACAAGAGAACACGAGCACTTATCAGGAAGCCCTTCATCGAAAAGGTGCTGCAGCAGCCATTCTTTACAACTGATCTCCTATACAAACTCGTGAAGGAGTGTGTGGCTATGCTGGACCACCTCTTCCCCAACAACAACCTGTCAATTTCAGCAGAATGCGACGGACAAAATGGAGTGCCAAAGCCGGCACAATCAGGTGGAAGGGTTccggagttggaggagattaaaTATATGCAGAGCTTATACATGAAGAGCACCGTAGCACCGCTGCGGTCCTTGAAACAGATTAGGAGCAAAAGTTCAACAGTCAAAACAgattagaaaatctcgtgttatattgttctacctttgttttaatagtgttatcattttattggttgcttatgaaattttgttgattgcttatgaaatttcttcagaatgttataaatattatttttgaatgttagaaaattgtatattaaattttattttgaaatttagtattttgaatgatttataatattaaaaaattgtgtattattatttttttattttttatctaaaaaagacaacggtttttcaccgttgtcgtagatagtttaaaactgttgttgaagaccttgttattaaaggtagacgctcaaagacaacggtgaaaaactgttgtctttgaaggaaaagacaatggtttttcaccgttgtaaaactgttgtctttgccttcaaagacaacggttaaaaactgttgtcttagggcaccccttttaacaacacggcctttaacaacagtccaaaagaggctacgacaacggtgaaaaaccgttgttgtttgacttttttcttgtagtgttgggACAAGTTTCCATATtttattgtgtgcaagatttGCTTTTCAAATGGTTTACTAAGAAGGTTATAGCATCGCACGCCCACCACTCTTCTCCGGTGAGGACTTCGACTACTGGAAAATTCGAATGGAGTACTACTTCAAAACATAAGTCGAGATATGGATCATCATCCAAACTAGCTTCGCACTTCCCCTCAACGACACTAGAAAACCAGTATCCTGCAAAAATTGGGACGAAAGTctaacaaaagaagaactgaactgaGTCAAccccttctcaagtgcaaaagaattatgggaaaagctaatcgagctgcataagggcacctccgacactaaggtaagcaaatgagacttaatattaaataagttttataatattaaaatgtaggataaTGAGTCGGTAAGTCAACTCCAACTCAGATCCAAGATCTATTTAACAGACTCCACATGATCAGACAAAAAGTAGAGAATCACGACGTCATGAGGTATGTCGTTAACTCTTtttcgaggaataccttgtgggcattgatggtagatgcttacaaggtatctaaggacctttctttaattagattagatgagctatttttagagtttgaacttcatgaatagactaatgcatGTCTGGTTAAGAAAGGTATTACGTTAATTACAGGTACAAGCAAGATAAAGGAGTCTACGAACAAGCACCGAATCAAACCCGAGTCTGAACACGAATCAGACTTAGAAGACTACGACAAAATCATCGCCAAGGTTGTCAGCCTAGTGcgaaaattgtacaagaaaaagaagtgcTTCACAAAACATGAGATTAAGAAGATAATCCAGTCAAAGATGACACAACCAAGTCCAACCACAAAGGTTAAGTCTAAAGTCACCTAttatggctgcaacaagaaggaATATATCAAGGCAAATTGTCCAAACCTGAAGGGAGTAAAAAAGCAACGGAAGAAGAAGACTTTGTAGGCTatgtgggatgaatcttcatcggAAGACTTTGATGAAGATCTTAAATAGACTAGCTTCCTCGCACTTCCGGCCCAAGAACAAGTCATCGAATCTGAGTCCAAGATAAAATCGGAAGCTGAATCCGAtcaaagccacggatctgtatccagtTCAAAAGGTTCCAAATCCACTGTAAGCATTTCTTTAATTAGTTCACATAATCTAATTTCGCACCTATCTAGAAAATTGGCTAAGTCCAACCTCTAGGTCAAGTCATacaagaggaggtcaaagccctcaaggaagtAACTAAACCAAGCTCCTTGACCAAATATGTTCAagatggaacttcaactcaagttcaacaacttgaggaagaaaattctaacttgaaaagtcaagtcaaggaacttagggaCTCGTTGGAAAGatttactttgggttccaagaatcttgacctaattcttgggaaacAAAGGGCAATATACAATcaatccggacttggatataaggctaaacataaatttaaatcttatatGTCTCTTAttaatcgaacaaatagaaaagtagtccaagcatggatccccaagtctaacttggttaatgAAGTTGGACTTAGTTaatattggattcccaaggatcaaattcactaccttgatagacctaaCCGAGGTTACGATCCAAGGGGGCCAATAGAAGACCATCTTCATTACTAGATAAATTTATTTGATGTTTGCTTTACTGCTTTTCTTgcacatgcttagattaggatagataaggatttGAGCTTGATCGATACTTGTTTAGTTagacttgttgggtttttcgggccgcgaaaatcgcgttttcgcgtcgcggaaaccccgaatcaccctagccaacggatctcgtgcgaagaaaaaattacaaaacaatttcttgtacgagtttctacttagatctactcctagatctacatgaaggaaagggttatacctttgaagcgaagtccTTCGCGTTCCCgttcgtccaaatggtgccggatctcaagagtatcaagatagatactcctctagaagtatccacacgaacacgtaggtggagaaaaccacacaaaaaggtgtgctagcacctatgtgtggttcggccaagttgaggaggagagggagatggagagctcttgaggaagaagatggaataataccaattcaatgaaaaatgaatccatttcattcaaaaatgtggccggccacttctccatatgtaaccccaaattaattgcattaattgcaattaatgtgaagccattaaagagaatggctttgtaacttccatgaggtggcacccatgatgatgtggagtaacatcattggtccacatcaacgccaactcaccaatgaggtggcataaagtcaagtcaaacttgacttttaatcttcctctcaagtcaagtcaaacttgaccaaatctcttccatggttgatctaatctaaccatttgattcaagccaacttaatataatgaatgtaattcattaatttaagttaattcaatgagtcataatctaaattagactcattgaatacatgaatccacttgagtccaactcaagttagcccaattaggattactcttaatccaatttgattcatcaaatgaatctaatcctcttggttcatcatatgaacctaatctccatctaattgtccttagtgtgtgaccctataggttcttgtaatgttagcaatgccctaaacccatttaggagcataagtaatgagcggtatctagcaacacatcattactacccaagttacaagaatgttgagatccaacattaccttgtgaccactaattgtgactcctcacaatatatgacaagtgtccttctatcctagacatctagattgatcaatatgaggtatagaccatgtcatcctctaatcaatctaaatcttgaaatcaagtggactcactaaatcaaatgagcgcaatatcccatattgactcatttgggcatggccatgcacttcgtggtctcactctatcaagaataccgatgtctctcccgtcatataggagggatagatcccatctacatcactcacatccctctgcataatttgttatatacccaataatcgcctttatagtccacccagttacgggtgacgtttgacgaaaccaaagtacataactccttatgtagggatctatggtgacttcaggtctaaggactagtagtcatactaatagccacatgagaaagtatatgacactcatataacgatccatgatactttctcatggcgggtcattcagtatacattctctaatgcatacccatgtgtcaacttgatatctctatatccatgacttgtgagatcaagttatcgagttgacctacatgctagtcttattgcattaacattgtccctgaatactaatactcgactatgaatgattaagagtagtgttccctatatcatctcactatcggttcaactaaccgattgatataggtgagaaccgtctactcaagaacattattatacttagtttatttggcaccaatacaagtaagtataataaccaaaaatccaaatacctttatttatatagaatatgatacaataagtccaaaatacaatcatcaaatgattggctctagggttctagctaacaatctcccactagcactagtgccaatcagtgtaggctataagcccaaatgacctagtgtgaccatcatgcttcctctgtgccaaagtcttggtcaagggatctgcgatattagcctctgtaggtactctgcaaatcttcacatctcctctctcgatgatctttcgaatgagatggaagcgccgtagtatgtgtttggtccgctggtgtgaacgaggttccttcgcctgtgctatagctccattgttgtcacaatagagctcaatggggtcagcaatgctaggaaccaccccaagttcagtgatgaacttgcggatccaaactgcctcctttgctgcctctgatgcagcaatgtactcggcctctgtccttccaactcacagcaccaccattgatgcaaaatacgaaccccgactgcgatcaatagtcatcctggtcggtctggaagctagcatcactgtaaccctttacagctagctcatcatcgcctccatatatcaagaaatattctttagtccttcttaagtacttaagaatattcttgactgctatccagtgactttcacctggatctgactggtatctgctcgtcatgctcaaagcatacgagtcgagtacatagcatggtgtacatgatcgatcctatggctgaggcataagggatctgatccatgcggtctctctcctctctagaagagggaccttaagtcttcgaaagactcacgccatgtgacatcggcagaaatcccttgtcaatgtatgtactctgacttaggccaagtaatcttttagatctatctctatagatctgtatccctagaatacgggatgcctcacctaagtccttcattgagaagcaactccctagccaggtcttgacagactgaagcatagggatgtccttcccaatgagtagtatgtcatccacatacaatatgaggaagacaactatatcccctacaaccttcttgtagacacaaagctcatcttcattcttgatgaaaccaaactgtttgattgcatcatcgaatcgaagattccagctccgagaagcttgctttagtccataaatggacctatgcagcttgcatactctgctagtatgctgtggatctacaaaaccctcaggttatgtcatgtacacatccttgagcaggtttccattcagaaacacggttttgacatccatctgccatatctcatagtcatggtaggctgcaatagcaagcatgatccgaatggacttaaacatcgctactggagaaaaagtttcatcatagtcaataccatgaatctgcttgaaacctttagctaccaagtgacccttatagataagtccatccatgtcagtctttctcttaaagacccacttacacccaatggattttaccccttcaggtggatcaaccaaagtccatacttggttggtgtacatagattccatttcggatctcatggcttctagccatttctcggaatctggtctcatcacagcttcctgataggtggtaggctcatcctctatgagcataacgtcatcatggtcagacaagagaaatgagtatctctcagactgacgacgtaccctatcagacctacgaagaggtatgtctacttgaactggttgttgttcctcaactccttatggaacaacatcatccacaacattttgtgattccagttcaatttccatcgaggcatgagtgctattgttcgcatcttgaacttcttcaagatcgaacgcactcccactagtctttctagaaacaaagtctctttctagaaagaccccagtctttgccacaactaccttgtgctgactgggaatgtagaagtaatatcccttagtttccttaggatatccaataaaatagcacttgtcagatttgggtcctaacttgtctgagacttgacgtcgaacgtatgcctcacaaccccaaatcctcatgaaagatacctgggcatctctcccagtccatatcttatatggtgtctttatcacggccttggatggaactcggttgagtataaaagctgtcttGTCTagtgcatagccccaaaggtatgtcggaagatctgtgtgactcatcatagaccataccatatctaatagggtacgatacctcctttcggatacaccattccactgtggtgttccaggaggagtgagttgggatagaatcccacactcagctaggtagtcacgaaactcatggctaaggtattctccacctcgatctgatcgaagtatcttaatactcttgccaagctggttctgtacttcattcttgaattctttgaacttttcaaaggattcagacttatgtgtcatcaagtacacataaccatatctactgaaatcatcagtaaatgtgataaagtatctataaccgcctctagcagcaacattgaaagggccacatacatcactatgtatgagtcctaacaaatcagttgctctctcgctgtgcccactaaagggagtcttggtcatcttgcctcgtaggcatgactcgcatatctcatatgattctaaatcaaatgagtccagcaaaccatccttatggagctaggataagcgcttgtcatttatatgacctaagcgacagtgccagaggtaggtttggttcatgtcatttgacttgaacctcttggtatttatgttatagatagggctctcaaggtctataatataaagtccgtttatcagaggtgcactacaatagaacatatcgtttaaatagacggaacaacatttattctttatagtaaacgagaaacctttcttgtccaaacaagaaactgatataatgttcttagttaatgcaggcacataacaacaatcgtctagcccagagggcagagatagatagtaagttcctacagcaatagcagcaacccgtgctccattgcctactcgtaggtctaccttacccttcgtcaatgccctgctatttctcagcgcctgcacatcagtacaaatgtgagaagcacatccagtatctaatacccatgatgtagaaatagatagattgacttctataacatatatacctaaagtggaagtctcacttcgcttcttcttaagatcctccaagtataccttgcagttcctcttccagtgcccggtctgaccgcagtggaagcaggtagcatccctcctttaggctttagtgccttgcctttgcccttggcttaggactttcccttgcctttggacttgcccttgcccttatgtttctgaaccatcagaacagtgttgggcttagccttcttaaggtttagctcagcagttcttaacatgctaagcagctcgggcagtggcttgtcaatctcgttcatattgtagtttagaacgaattgactgtagctatctagcaaggattgcaagatcaggtcagtagccagctcttggccaagtgggaaccccaacctttgtaggttttctatctacccaatcattttgagtacatatgggcctacgggagcccgaCATCTAgggcccttgagatctcaaatctcatgcctcgcttgtccttgatacgaagatgttcaaccatatcgtaagcgcccgcTTCTGAAGctccgagttcatggtcgcgagcattagaggacatatctaatgcatcatcttgatgcttcttgtaagcatctttgtcacctcGCGGCGGattgggctgctccagaatgtacagttacgttcttgggtgagaactattctcgtgttccaggaagtttgctccgttgagcttgtccttctcgaggacagatcgc includes these proteins:
- the LOC122050194 gene encoding SPX domain-containing protein 1-like yields the protein MNSGLVKILKKYDKRTRALIRKPFIEKVLQQPFFTTDLLYKLVKECVAMLDHLFPNNNLSISAECDGQNGVPKPAQSGGRVPELEEIKYMQSLYMKSTVAPLRSLKQIRSKSSTVKTD